The sequence below is a genomic window from Thermoleophilaceae bacterium.
GCACGGAACCGGCGCTCGCCGAGATCGTGGCCGCGTCGCTGGCGCGGACAGGTCCGCGCCCGCTGATCGTGTTGAACCGGGCCGCCGCGGCGGCCGATCCTTCAACCCCGGCCGCCGAGCGGCTCCGGGCGAAGCCTGTCCCGGCGTGGGCCGGCCGCGCCGACGTCGTGGTGCCGAGCTCGGCGGCGGCAGCGCGGCTCGCGCTCGGCTGCCGCGGCGCTGGCGGGGCCTTCGGGTCGGCGGTCGCCGCGCTCGCGGATCGCTGCGCACAGCCGTGAGCCCGCGTCTGCGTGCGGAGTCGGGACAGTCGCTCGTGCTGCTGCTCGGCGCGATGGCCGTGCTCATCACGGGAACGCTCACCCTCGGTGCCTTCGGCCAGGCGCTGGGTGCCAAGGGACGGCACCAGCGCGCGGCCGACCTGGCCGCCGTGTCCGCGGCCCGGGCCATGCGCGAGGTGTACCCGCGGCTGTTCGAGCCGGCCTTCCTGCGTCCCGGCGTGCCCAACCCCCGGCATCTCGGCCGGCATGCCTACCTCGGCATCGCGCGCACCGCGGCCGTGCGCGCCGCACGCCGCAACGGAGTGGCGCTGCGGCCCGGAGGCGTCAGCTTCCCGGAGCGGCGATCGTTCGCGCCGGTGCGCGTGCGGGTCGTGGTGGCGGGGCGGGCGCGCGTCCGGGTGCCGGGCGACGCCCCGCGGCGGCGCCGCGCGTTGCGGGTGCGGGCCCGCGCCGAAGCGCAGCTCGTGCCGCCCTCGGGCGGCCTCGGCATGCCGGGGCTCGCCACCGGCGGCGGCTATTCCGGACCGCTCGCGTTTCGCCAGGGCAAGCCCATGCGCCCGGACGTGGCGCTCGCGTTCGACCGGCTGGCCGCCGCCGCCCGGCGGGAGGCCGGGATCTCGCTCATCGTGGTCAGCGGCTACCGCTCGGACGCCGAGCAGGCCGAGCTGTTCCGGCGGCGTCCCGACCCGAAGTGGGTCGCGCCGCCGGGGCAGAGCCTCCACCGCCTCGGCACGGAGCTCGACCTCGGGCCGGACGCGGCGCACGGCTGGCTCGCCCGCAACGCCGGCCGGTTCGGGTTCGTCAAGCGCTACTCGTGGGAGCCGTGGCACTTCGGCTTCACGAGGAGCCCCGGCTCGACTTCGGTCGGCTTCGGGCGCCGGTCCGGCGACGGCCGCAGCGCGGTTCCCGACTTCGTCCCCGCGCGCTTCCGCGAAGCGATCGCCCGTGCGGCGCAGCGCTGGAACGTCGGGGCGGCGCTGCTGTCGGCGCAGATCTACGCGGAGTCCAACTTCAACCCGTTCGCCCGCTCGCCCGCGGGCGCGGAGGGCATCGCCCAGTTCATGCCGGGAACCGCACGCCAGTACGGCCTGCGCAACCCGTTCGACGCGGCGGCGGCCATCGATGCCCAGGCCCACCTCATGCGCGACCTGCTGCGGCGCTTCGGCTCCGTGCCGCTCGCGCTGGCCGCCTACAACGCGGGGCCCGGCGCGGTGGCCCGCTGCGGCTGCATTCCGCCCTATCCGGAGACGCGCGCCTACGTGACGAGAATCCTGGGGCTGCTGTCCGGAGCTGGGGAGATCGGAGCGGGCCCGCTCAGCGACGGGCTCGACGTGAGGCTCGTCGAGTAGTGGGCCATCGGGTGGAGCGCTGGCCCAGGGGTGGGCCGCCCCCCGGCCCGGCGGCCGGGTAGGCTCCGACGCCAATGGCGCTCGTCACCGCCAACGGCATCGAGGAGCTGCAGGGCCTCGTCGGGCAGGAGATCGGCCCGGGAGAGTGGCGCACGGTCAGCCAGGACGACATCGACACGTTCGCGCGGCTGTCCGGCGACGACCAGTGGATCCACGTCGATGTGGAGCGCGCCAAGGCGGAGAGCCCGTTCGGCACCACGGTCGCGCACGGCAACCTCACCCTCTCGATGATCGACGGCTTCCGGCTCGAGCTCATCCAGACGACCGGTGTCAAGCTCGGCGTGAACTACGGCTGGAACAAGGTGCGCTTTCCCGCCCCGGTGCCGGCCGGGGCCCGGGTGAGGGCCGCGGCGGAGATCGTGTCGGTGGACGACGTCGGCGGTGGCTGGTGGCAGGTGGCGACGAAGTTCAGCATCGAGGTCGAGGGCTCCGAGAAGCCCGCCTGCGTTGCCGAATCCGTCGGCCGCGCCCTGGCCTGAGGCGCGATTGCCGTCGCATTGCGGCGTCCTCGGCCACGCTTGCGTGCGGAGCACGCGGCGCGGGCCTGCGTCCTAGCACTCTCGGCTCTCGCGCCTCAGCACGCTGCCGCAACTTGCGTAACCGCTGTTATTCCGATAACGTCGATTATCGGAATGGTGGAACGGCCCCCGACCCGCGAGGAGCGCCAGGCGCAGACCCGCGCGCTGCTGGTGCAGGCCGCCGCCCGTCTCTTCGCCCGCGAGGGCTACCACCGCGCGACGCTCGCGGGCGTGGCCCGTGAGGCCGGCTTCTCCACCGGAGCGGTGTACTCGAACTTCGCGGGCAAGGACGACCTCTTCCTCGCCGTCTACGAGATGTTCATCGCGGGGAGCGCGCGAGAGGTCGACCTGGCCTCGGCGGAGGAGGCCGCGGCGCACGAGCAGGCGCGCCACGCCGCCGACCAGTGGATGGATCGCCTCGCCCGCCACCCGGAGGGCTTCCTCCTGTTCGTGGAGCTCTGGCTGCAGGCACTGCGCGACCCGGCCCGGCGCGCCGACTTCGGCCTGCGCTTCGCGGTCATGCGCGACGCGGTCACGCGCATCGTGGAGCACCTCGCGGACCGGCACGATCTCGACCTGCCGATGCCCGCCGGCCGCCTCGCCGTCGGCCTGCGCGCGTTCGCCAACGGAATGGCGCTCGAGAAGCTGGCCGACCCGGATGGCGTGCCGGACGAGATCTATGGCGAGATCGTGGCGCTGCTGTTCAGGAGCTTCGAGAGCACACCCGGCAACGGCGACCGCAGCGCGACGACGGAGGCGTGATGAGGCTGGGAATGACGATTGCGATCGCAGCGCTGGCGCTGGTCGTCCCGGCCTCCGCGGCCGCGGAGGCGCCCCGTCAGACGTTCACCGCCACCTTCACCACCCCGGAGCCCGGCGCGTCCGCCGGGCTGACGCTGGAGATCGACTACGTCAATCCCGCCGATCCGGAGGCCAAGCCGCCGGCGGTGGCGGAGGTCGTGATCCAGGCCCCGCAGGGTGCGGCGGTGGACACGTCGGTTCCCCCTCGCTGTGACGTGCCAGACCCGTTGGTGATGCTCTTGGGCGCGGGCGCGTGCCCGGAGGGCAGCGTGGTGGGCCGGGGCGACCTCGTGCTGGACACCGGACTGATCCTCTCGGAGAACGACATCACGCTCATCAACGCCACCGACAAGCTCATCTTCGTCACGCGGCCCAAGGGGGTCCCGATCCCGGGTGGGCTCGTGACCCCCACGTCGGTCGAGAACGGCACCTTCCGCACGGCGGTGCCGCCCATCCCCGGCCTGCCCCCGCCCGACATCTTCACGGCGCTCGACCACGTGCGGCTCGAGCTCGACGAGCGCACGACGGCCGCCGGCAGCTACATCACGACCCCGCCCGGCTGCCCGGCGGAGGGCGCCTGGACCACGGTCGCGACGTTCACCTACCGCGACGGCGTGACCCAGTCGGCGGCCGCCACCTCGCCCTGCCAGCCGGCCGCCCTGCCCTAGAGACCGACCTCGTCGAGCACGACCTCGACGCCGCTCTGGTGCCCGCGGCAGTCGCCGGGCGGGTCGGAGAACGGGGCCACGAACGACCAGCGCGTGCGCGGCCCGTCGTCGCCCGGGCACTCCGAGCGGTAGACCACGAGCAGCGGGATGGCCGCCACGGCCACGATCAGCGCGAGGAGCAGGAGCGTCCGCACGATGGCGCCGCCCGCCACACCGCGCCCACGGCGCCGCCGGGGCGCGCGCGCCTCCCGCCGCCGCCGGCGCCGGTACGCCCGCTCACGGCGGCCCGCCGCGGCCCGGCTGCGCGCGAGCCGCACGCGCCGTCGCAGCGATGAGCCCGCGCGTGCCATGCCCCACCTATAGCGCGACCGCACCGGGTCCCGCGCCACCGGTTCGTATCCTCGATCAGAGAGCGATGACGCCGACGAAGACCGCCCGCCATGATAGCGACGAGCGCCTCAAGCAGCAGCGCCGCTCGCTGCCCGACGCGCCCGGCGTGTACCTCTTCCGTGACGCCAAGCGCCGCGTGATCTACGTGGGCAAGGCCAAGTCCATCCGCAAGCGGGTGGCCTCGCACTTCTCGAAGCCGGCGGGCAACCGCGGCTCGGCGGACATGGTCGCGGCGGTCGAGCACATCGAGCTGGTAGCCACGCAGACCGAGGCGGAGGCGCTGCTGGCCGAGCAGAACTTCATCAAGCGCCACCGGCCGCGCTTCAACGTGCGCCTGCGCGACGACAAGTCCTACCCCTACATCGCCATCAGCCTGGACGAGGACTTCCCGCGCGTCTACTTCACGCGCGAGAAGCACCGTCGCAACCGCGCATACTTCGGTCCCTTCAGCAGCGCCAAGCGCACGCGCGAGTCGCTCGAACTGCTCGGCAAGGTGTTCCAGTACCGCACCTGCGACGGCCCCGAGCCGGGCCGCGCCTCCGGCAGCCCCTGTCTCGACTACTTCATCGAGCGCTGCCAGGCGCCGTGCGTGGGTTATGTGAGCAGGGAGGAGTACCGCGAGAACATCGAGCGGATCGTGGCTTTCCTCTCCGGGCGCTACCGGCAGATCGAGCGCGACCTCGAGAGCGAGATGAAGGAGGCGGCGGCCGCGCAGGAGTTCGAGCGCGCCGCGCGCATGCGCAACAAGCTGCGCGCCGTGCGCAGCCTGCTGGAGCGCCAGCGGATCAGCAACGAGTCGGTGGGCACGCTCGACGCCATCGCCGTGGCCGCCGAGGGCACGGACGCCAACGCCCAGGTGTTCCAGGTGCGCGACGGCGTGCTGGCCGACCGCCAGAGCTTCTACCTCGAGAACGAGGCGGGCAGGGACGAGGGGGAGGTGGCGGAGGAGTTCGTGCTCCAGTACTACGCCACGAGTCCCGCCATCCCGCCGCAGGTGATCGTGCCGCGCGACGTGGAGGGGGCGGCCGTGCTCGCCGAGGCGCTCGCCGACCGCCGCGGCGGGCCCGTGGAGGTGCGTCATGCCGAGCGCGGGGACAAGCGCCGCATCTGGGAGCTGGCCGATCGCAACGCGCGCCTCGCCCTCGACCAGGACCGGCTGCGCAACGAGCACCGCCGCAGCCGCCGCATCGAGGCGCTCGACGGGCTGGCGCAGGCGCTCGGCACCGACGCCATCCCGATGCGGATCGAGTGCTTCGACATCTCGAACCTCGGGGCGGAGCACACGGTGGCGTCGATGGTGGTGTTCGAGGGGGGCGCGCCGAAGAAGTCGGACTATCGCCGCTTCGGGATCCGGGAAGCCGCGCAGGACGACTTCGCGGCCATGTCGGAGGTGCTCTCGCGGCGAATGGCGCAGCACGTCGCCCACCGCGAGCGCTCGCCGCATGAGAAGTCCTTCGACGCGAGCTTCGCGGCCACGCCGTCGCTGATCGTGATCGACGGCGGCAAGGGCCAGCTGTCGGCGGGCGTGGCCGCACTGGAGGAGTTCCGCGATCGTGGGGTGATCGTGGTGAGCCTGGCCAAGCGGATCGAGGAGGTCTTCGTGCCGGGCAAGCCCGATCCGCTGGTGCTGCGCCACGACAGCGCGCCGCTGCAGCTGCTCCAGCGGGTGCGCGACGAGGCGCACCGCTTCGCGATCGACTTCCACCGCGGCCGCCGCGACAAGGCCATGACCCGCTCGGTGCTCGACGAGCTGCCGGGCGTCGGCCCGGCGCGCAAGCGCCTGCTCATCCAGCACTTCGGCTCGCCCGAGCGTTTTCTCGCCGCGAGCCGCGAGGAGCTCGAGGCGGTTCCGGGCCTGCCGGGCAAGCTCGCGCGCGACATCCACGCATACGTCCACAGGACGGGCTAGCGTCCGGACCCGATGCCCCGGCGGCGCATCGACGACTTCGTGGTGATCACCGGCTTCTCGGGAGCCGGCAAGTCCCAGGCAATGGCCACGTTCGAGGACGCGGGCTACTTCTGCGTGGACAACCTGCCGCCCGAGATGATCGGCTCGCTCGCGGACCTGTTCGAGCACGAGGGGAGCAAGGTGGAGCGGGCCGCGGTGGTCTCCGACGTGCGCGGCGGCGAGTACTTCGACAGCCTCCTCAAGACCCTCGACGAGCTCCAGAAGCGCGGCACCACGCACCGGGTCCTCTTCCT
It includes:
- the uvrC gene encoding excinuclease ABC subunit UvrC — protein: MTPTKTARHDSDERLKQQRRSLPDAPGVYLFRDAKRRVIYVGKAKSIRKRVASHFSKPAGNRGSADMVAAVEHIELVATQTEAEALLAEQNFIKRHRPRFNVRLRDDKSYPYIAISLDEDFPRVYFTREKHRRNRAYFGPFSSAKRTRESLELLGKVFQYRTCDGPEPGRASGSPCLDYFIERCQAPCVGYVSREEYRENIERIVAFLSGRYRQIERDLESEMKEAAAAQEFERAARMRNKLRAVRSLLERQRISNESVGTLDAIAVAAEGTDANAQVFQVRDGVLADRQSFYLENEAGRDEGEVAEEFVLQYYATSPAIPPQVIVPRDVEGAAVLAEALADRRGGPVEVRHAERGDKRRIWELADRNARLALDQDRLRNEHRRSRRIEALDGLAQALGTDAIPMRIECFDISNLGAEHTVASMVVFEGGAPKKSDYRRFGIREAAQDDFAAMSEVLSRRMAQHVAHRERSPHEKSFDASFAATPSLIVIDGGKGQLSAGVAALEEFRDRGVIVVSLAKRIEEVFVPGKPDPLVLRHDSAPLQLLQRVRDEAHRFAIDFHRGRRDKAMTRSVLDELPGVGPARKRLLIQHFGSPERFLAASREELEAVPGLPGKLARDIHAYVHRTG
- a CDS encoding MaoC family dehydratase — translated: MALVTANGIEELQGLVGQEIGPGEWRTVSQDDIDTFARLSGDDQWIHVDVERAKAESPFGTTVAHGNLTLSMIDGFRLELIQTTGVKLGVNYGWNKVRFPAPVPAGARVRAAAEIVSVDDVGGGWWQVATKFSIEVEGSEKPACVAESVGRALA
- a CDS encoding transglycosylase SLT domain-containing protein, translating into MSPRLRAESGQSLVLLLGAMAVLITGTLTLGAFGQALGAKGRHQRAADLAAVSAARAMREVYPRLFEPAFLRPGVPNPRHLGRHAYLGIARTAAVRAARRNGVALRPGGVSFPERRSFAPVRVRVVVAGRARVRVPGDAPRRRRALRVRARAEAQLVPPSGGLGMPGLATGGGYSGPLAFRQGKPMRPDVALAFDRLAAAARREAGISLIVVSGYRSDAEQAELFRRRPDPKWVAPPGQSLHRLGTELDLGPDAAHGWLARNAGRFGFVKRYSWEPWHFGFTRSPGSTSVGFGRRSGDGRSAVPDFVPARFREAIARAAQRWNVGAALLSAQIYAESNFNPFARSPAGAEGIAQFMPGTARQYGLRNPFDAAAAIDAQAHLMRDLLRRFGSVPLALAAYNAGPGAVARCGCIPPYPETRAYVTRILGLLSGAGEIGAGPLSDGLDVRLVE
- a CDS encoding TetR/AcrR family transcriptional regulator, translating into MERPPTREERQAQTRALLVQAAARLFAREGYHRATLAGVAREAGFSTGAVYSNFAGKDDLFLAVYEMFIAGSAREVDLASAEEAAAHEQARHAADQWMDRLARHPEGFLLFVELWLQALRDPARRADFGLRFAVMRDAVTRIVEHLADRHDLDLPMPAGRLAVGLRAFANGMALEKLADPDGVPDEIYGEIVALLFRSFESTPGNGDRSATTEA